CGGACGTGCGACGCAGCCGCAACCGCTGGGCCACCGCACGCTCGTCGAAGTCCTGGTCGAACGGGTCGAGCGCGATGTGCGGCACGGGATCCGCCGCGGCGTGGGGCCGCAGGTCGAGCCCGCCGAACATCCGCTGGTCGATGAAGCGGAGCTGGACACCGTCATCGAGATCGAACAGGACCCGGGTGTTGCGCAGCAGCGCGTCCGCGGGTCCGTTGACGCGGAAATGGCCGCTCATGCCGAGGTGGACGACGAGCGCGTCGTCGTCGAGGACCAGCCACATGAACTTGCCCCGGCGACGCACTGCGTCGATGCGGCGCCCGGTCAGGTCGGCGGCGAATCCATCCGCTCCGACGGGATGCGTGCGCACCGGGCGGGGGTGCAGGACGTCGACGCGGGTGACGGTGCGCCCGAGGGCGTGGGCCCCGAGCCCCCGCCGGACGACCTCGACCTCGGGAAGCTCAGGCACCGGTCAGGCTCTGCACGGCGAGCCGCGCGGCGATCTGCTCGGCCCGCTTCTTGCTCGGGGCAGTGCCCTCGCCCGCCGGGTGGCCATCGACGACCACAACGGCGGTGAACTCACGCAGATGGTCAGGGCCGGTGCCGGTCACGTCGTAGCGGGGCAGGCCCCAGCCGCGCTCAGCGCAGCGTTCCTGCAGCACGGTCTTGAAGTCCGCGTAGTTGCCGTCGGCCTCCGAGGCGGCGATTCGCTCGTCGAGGAGGCTGTGGACGAAGCGGGAGGAGGCATCGGGGCCGGCGGACAGGTGCACGGCTCCGATGACGGCCTCCATGGTGTCGGCCAGGATCGAACGCTTGTCACGTCCGTTGGTGGCCAGCTCGCCCTTGCCGAGCAGCAGGTGCTCGCCGAGATGGAGCTCGCGGGCGACCTCGGCCAGCGCCACGGTGCTCACGACACTCGAACGCAGCTTCGCCAGCTGCCCCTCCGCCAGGGCGGGGTAGGTGCGATAGATGTGTTCGGTGACGATGATCTGCAGCACGGCGTCGCCGAGGAACTCGAGCCGCTCGTTCGACTCGCCCTGCCCGTGCTCGTACGCGTAGCTGCGGTGCGTGAAGGACAACTCAAAGAGCTGGGCGTCAACCTCGACGCCCAGCTCCTTCAGCTGGTCCTGCAGTCTGCTCAACCCGCTACCCGCGGGATGTGCGGTTGTGCTCAGGCCTCGAGGACCTGGCGACGCGCGCCGCGGGGGCCGTACTGGCCGCACGACGGGCACGCGGTGTGCTGCAGGTGGGCCTCACGGCAAGCCGGGTTCGCACAGGTCACGGTGGGAACGACGGAAGCCTTCCACTGCGCACGGCGCGAACGGGTGTTGCTGCGCGACATCTTCCGCTTCGGAACGGCCACGATCTTCTCCTTGGGTCTTACGACTGAAAGTCAGTTGGGGGTGTCCCCGCCGATGTCGGCGAGCTTCGACCACCGGGGGTCGATCGTCTCACCGTGGCTGTGGTCGGGATCGCGGTTCAGATTGACACCGCAGTCGAGGCACAGGCCCAGACAATCATCCCTGCACAGAGGCGTGAACGGCAACTCGAGCACCACGGCGTCCCGCAGGGCCTCTTCCAGGTCGATCGTCTCGTCGATGACGAGGCTCTCGTCCTCCTCCACCTCGTTGCCCGGGTAGAAGAAGAGTTCCTGCACATCGAAGCTGTCCTCGGCTTCGATGTCGTCGAGACAACGGGAACACTGGCCGCGCAGTTGCACGGTGACGGTACCCGATGCCAGGACGCCTTCGGAGACGCACTGGAACTGGAGATCCAGTTCCATGTCCGAATCCTTCGGCACTTCGATCATGGCGATGCCCAGTTCGGCTGGCGCCGGGACCGTCGTCTCGATCCGCTTCATCACACCAGCCCGGCGACCCAGCTCGTGGACCTCGAAAACGAGGGGCGAGCGGTGATCGGGGTGGCGATGCACGGGTGACACGTCACGATCCCTTCATCCAGCCGACCATGAACACGTCATGACCGACCGCCAACTCTACCGGCCCGCCTGGACGGGGCCAAATCCGAGCCACTCAGAAACCGCCCCAGGGACCACTGGTTCCTGAGGAGCGAGCGCCTGCGCGAGCGTCTCGAAGGACGACAAGCTCAGGGACCACTGGTTCCTGAGGAGCGAGCGCTTGCGCGAGCGTCTCGAAGGACGACAAGCTCAGGGACCACTGGTTCCTGAGGAGCGAGCGCCTGCGCGAGCGTCTCGAAGGACGACAAGCTCAGGGACCACCTTCCGAGACACCCCGCGTCCTGCTACTGTATTAGTGCCTTAATACACTGATACATCTGGAGGTCCCATGAGTGTCGCGACGGCGATCGCCACCGACCGGATCACCCGGCACTTCGGCGACAGGGTCGCGGTCGACGGTGTCTCTCTCGAGGTGTCCCGTGGCGCAGCCTTCGGGTTGCTCGGCCCCAACGGCGCGGGGAAGACGACGACAGTCCGGCTGCTGGCCGGCGTGCTGCGCCCGACCGCGGGCGCCATCCGGCTCTTCGGCGAGCCGCTGGCGGCGGCCAGCTCCGACCAGCTCCGCTCCCGCATCGGGGTCCAGACCGACACGAGCCTCTACGAGACACTGACCCTGCGCGACAACCTCACCACCTGGGCCGAGCTCTACGACGTGCCCCGCGCGGAAGTCTCCGGGCGGATCGACGACGTGGTCCAGCTGCTGGGGCTGGCCGACCGGCTCGGCTCGAAGGTGGGCACCCTCAGCAAGGGGATGCGGCAGAAGGCCGCCCTCGCGCGCGCCGTCCTGCACCGGCCAGAGCTCCTGTTCCTCGACGAGCCGACCGCCGGGCTCGACCCGGAGTCGACCCAGGAGCTGCTCGCCTACCTGCGCGGACTGATCACCAGCGGCGCAAGCACCGTGTTCATCTGCACGCACCAACTGCACGGCCTCGAGTCCCTGTGTGACGCGATCGGCATCCTGCAGTCGGGGCGACTGACGACCAGTGGCGCCGTCGACGACCTGCTGGCGGCCCGCTGGCCGAGCCCCCGGTACCGGCTCCTGGTGGCCGGATCGCCGGCCGCAGCACTCCCCCACCTCCCCGCCAACGCCCGCGTGGCTGGCGACGGGATCGAGTTCGACCTCGCCCCGGCGAGCAGGTCGAGCCCCTGATCACCACCATCGCGACCGCCGGGATCGGCGTCTCGGAGCTCACCCGGCTCCGGCCCACGATCTCCGATCTCTACTTCGACACCATCGAGGAGCACGCATGAACCGCCGCCGTCTCACTGCGCTGGTCCGCAAGGACTGGCGCGAGCTGCTCGCGAACAAGCAGGCCGCCGCGCCGCTGATCGTGGTGCCGATCCTCTTCGCCGTCGTCATGCCCGCGATGCTGCTGTTCTTTGGCGACCACCCAGCGCTGACGGCCAACGTCAACGGACTCGACAGGTTCCTGGAGACCTTTCCCACGGAGCTGCTCCCGGCGGGCCTCACCCCCGAACAGGGCCTGATCTACGCCGTCGTCGCCTACTTCTTCGCCCCCTTATTCCTGTTGATCCCCGTGATGGTGGCCTCGGTGATCGCGAGCTCGGGATTCGTCGGCGAGAAGGAGCGACACACGTTCGAGGGGCTCGTCTACACCCCGCTGACGGACAGGGAACTCGTCCTCGGCAAGGTGCTCGCCTCGGTGCTGCCCGCGATCGCGCTGAGCTGGGTGTCGTTCGCCGCCTACTGCCTCCTCGTCACCACGCTGGGCCGCCCCTACCTGGGCGACACGGTGTTCCCGACGCCGATGTGGTTGGTGCTCGTGTTCGTTCTCTCGCCGCTCATCGCGTTCCTGTCGACGGCGCTGACGGTGGCGATCTCGGCCAGGTCGTCGACCATGCAGGGTGCCCAGAACGTGTCGTTGTTCCTGGTGCTCCCGGTGATCCTGGTGGTGGCCTCACAGGCCACCGGCGCCTTCTTCCTCGGGCTACCGCTGGTGCTGGCGGGATCGGTGGCGCTCGCCGTCATCGACGTCGCCGTCTACCTGCTGGTGGTCTCCCGCCTCGACCGCGAGCGGATCCTCACCAGCCTCTGACGGGGCGTCAGACGTCGCCGCGGGGAACTTCTCCGCGAGGGCCACGGCCACGTTCGCAGGCACGTAGGGCGACACGTCGCCGCCGAGGCGGACCACCTGCCGGATGATGGTCGACGACAGCGTGACGTGGTCCCTTGCCGCGGGGAGCAGCACGGTCTCGATGCCGCCCATCTCCTCGTTCATGTGGGCCATCTGCAGCTCGAAGTCGAAGTCGGCGCCGAACCGCAGGCCCTTCACGACGGCAGGGATGCCGCGGTCGTTGCAGAAGTCGACGAGCAGCCCGTCCATCGCCTCCACCGTGATCCCGCCCAGGCCCGCCGTCGCTCCTTCGACGAGGGCGACGCGCTCCTCGAAGCTGAAGAGGTAGCTCTTGGTGGAGTTGTTGCCGATGGCGACGACGACCTCGCCGAACAGCGCGTGCGCACGGCGCACGATGTCGAGGTGTCCGACGGTGATGGGGTCGAACGACCCCGGGACGAGGACCTTCACGTCTGCTCCTTCGGGAACGGTTGCTCAGAGGGTAGCGGGAGCCGAGGACCCGCCTCAGTCCCGCGCGCCGAAGTAGAGGGTGGTCTCCCCGTAGGACCGCTGCCAGGTGTCCGTGAAGGCCTCGGGGAAGTCGGGAGCCCGGTTGCGGCCGGAACGCTCCACGACGACGAGCCCCCGCGGGGCGAGACAGGTGTCGACCACCCCCGCCAAGAGCGACTCGACCTCCTCGGTGGGCACGTCATAGGGCGGGTCGAGGAAGACCAGATCGAACGCCCGCCCCGCACCGGAGACATAGGTCGCGGCGCGCGCCGCGCGGACGTCGACACGGAGGCCGGCGGTCGCCGCGTTGGTCTCGATCAGGCGGGCGGTCGGCCGGTCGGCCTCGACCAGCACGACGGCGTCGGCGCCGCGGCTCGCCGCCTCCAGGCCGACGGCGCCGGAGCCCGCGTAGAGGTCGAGCACGCTCATGCCGGTCAGCTGCCGTTCGGCGTCCGCGTCGGCGGTGTCGAACCAGCTGGCGAGCGCCGAGAACAGCGCCTCCCGCGTCCGGTCGGTGGTGGGCCGCGTGTTGGCCCCCTTCGGCGTGCTCAGCCGGCGCCCCTTGGCGCTGCCTGCGATGATGCGGCTCACGACTTCTCCATCCATTCGCCGGCGGCAAGCAGCTCCGCCTTGGTCATCAGGTCGGCCAGCAGCGGGTCGGTGGCGGAACGCTCGTCGTCGAGGACCCGCTCCGCCAGCACCTTCGCCTCCCGGATGACGTCAGCGTCGGCCAGTGCCCGCAGCAGCTTCAGCGAGCCGCCGCCGGACTGGGCGGCGCCGAGCACGTCTCCCTCGCGGCGCAGCGTCAGGTCGAGTTCGGCCAGCTCGAAGCCGTCGTCGGTGGAGGCCAGCGCCTGCAGCCGGGTGGCGGCGTCGAGGTTGTCGGTGACCGGCGCCAGGAGGAGACAGAGTCCGGCGTGCTCGCCCCGGCCGATGCGGCCGCGCAGCTGGTGCAGCTGGCTCAGGCCGAACCGGTCGGCATCCATCACCACCATCACCGAGGCGTTGGGGACGTCGACACCCACCTCGATCACCGTCGTCGCCACCAGAACGTCGAGCTTCCCCTCGACGAACGCCGCCATGGTGTCGTCGCGGTCGGCGACCGCCTGCTTGCCGTGCACCGTCCCGACCCGCAGCCCCTGCAGGGGGCCGGTCTCCAGCAGCGGCGCCAGATCCTCGACGGCGGCCAGCGTCCGGTCGCCCTCTGCTGCGGAGACCCCCGCCTCGAGCTGTGTCGGCGAGATCGCGGGGCAGACGATGAACGCCTGCCGCCCGTCGGCCACCTCCTCGCGGATCCGCTCCCACGCGCGCGGCACCCAGCCGGGGTGCTGGACGGTGTTGACGAACACCGTCTGCACCGGCTGCCGCCCGGCGGGGCGTTCCCGGAGCTCGCTGACCTCCAGGTCGCCGAAGACCGTCATGGCGATGGAGCGCGGGATCGGGGTGGCCGTCATGACCAGCGTGTGTGGCTTGGCGGCGGCCTTCTCGGCCAGCGCGGCCCGCTGCTCGACGCCGAACCGGTGCTGCTCGTCGACGACCACCAGGCCGAGGTCGAAGAAGGTGACCGGGTCGCTCAGCAGGGCGTGGGTCCCGATGACGATGCCCGCCTCGCCGGTGACGATGTCGTTGAGCGCCTCGCGCTTGGCGGCCGTGCTGCGCGACCCCGTCAGCAGGACGATGCCGGTGGCGTCGGGGTGGGCCCCGAGCCTGCGGCCCTCCCCCAGGTCGCCCAGGAGCCGGCTGATGGAGTGGAAGTGCTGTTTGGCGAGGACCTCGGTCGGGGCGAGGAGCACGGCCTGCCCGCCGGCGTCGACGGTCGCGAGCATGGCGCGCAACGCCACCAGCGTCTTGCCGGATCCCACCTCGCCCTGCAGCAGCCGGTTCATCGGCGCCGACGCGGCAAGCTCCGAGAAGATGGTCTCGCCGATGTCCACCTGCCCCTGCGTGAGGGTGAACGGGAGCCGCGCGTCGAAGGCGTCCAGCAGCCCGCCCGCCTTCCGGGGACGCGGCGTCGCCTGCTGCGACGCGAGCTCACGGCGCCGCTGGGCCATGGCCAACTGGATGCCGAACGCCTCGTCGAACCGGAGCCGGGCCCGCCCGATCTCCGCCTGCTCCGTCGAGGTCGGCTCATGGACGGCGGTGAGCGCCTGCTCGAACGGCAGGACCCCGGCCTCCTCGACGATCCAGTCGGGCAGGGTGTCGCCCGTCAGCGCGGGCAGTGCCATCTCCACGCAGTCGGCGATCACCCAGGTGGGCAGTTTGCCGCTGGCCGGGTAGAGGCCCACCATCGAGGCGCGCTGGACCTGGCGCTGCATCGCCGCCCGCTTCTCGGCGTTCTTGCCGCCGGTGACGCGGGCGCCGTCGAGGATCACGAAGTCGGGATGCGTGAGCTGGAACTGGTTGTTGAAGGAGCCGACCCGGCCGATGAAGATCCCGCGCGCGCCGGCGGCCAGCTGCTTGGCCCAGAACTCCAGGTGGTACTGCTTGCTGGAGAACAGCGAGACGGAGATGTAGTCGCGTCCGTCGGTGATGGTCGCCTGGACCCGGCCGCTGCCCCGGCTGAACTTGATCTCGGAGCGGGCCACCTTGGCGATGAGGGCCACGTCCTCACCGACCTGGAGGTTGCCGAAGTCGGTCATCTCGGTGCCGGCGATGTAGCGGCGCGGCACGTGCCGCACGAGATCGTCGACGGTGGTGATGCCGAGCTTGGCGAACTCGGCCGCGGTCTTGCCGCCGACGACGTCGGTCAGTCGGCGGTCGAGCTCGCGGTAGATCGGGGTACGCCAGGTCGCCATGAG
The DNA window shown above is from Tessaracoccus defluvii and carries:
- the rpmF gene encoding 50S ribosomal protein L32; its protein translation is MAVPKRKMSRSNTRSRRAQWKASVVPTVTCANPACREAHLQHTACPSCGQYGPRGARRQVLEA
- a CDS encoding ATP-dependent DNA helicase RecG, whose protein sequence is MATWRTPIYRELDRRLTDVVGGKTAAEFAKLGITTVDDLVRHVPRRYIAGTEMTDFGNLQVGEDVALIAKVARSEIKFSRGSGRVQATITDGRDYISVSLFSSKQYHLEFWAKQLAAGARGIFIGRVGSFNNQFQLTHPDFVILDGARVTGGKNAEKRAAMQRQVQRASMVGLYPASGKLPTWVIADCVEMALPALTGDTLPDWIVEEAGVLPFEQALTAVHEPTSTEQAEIGRARLRFDEAFGIQLAMAQRRRELASQQATPRPRKAGGLLDAFDARLPFTLTQGQVDIGETIFSELAASAPMNRLLQGEVGSGKTLVALRAMLATVDAGGQAVLLAPTEVLAKQHFHSISRLLGDLGEGRRLGAHPDATGIVLLTGSRSTAAKREALNDIVTGEAGIVIGTHALLSDPVTFFDLGLVVVDEQHRFGVEQRAALAEKAAAKPHTLVMTATPIPRSIAMTVFGDLEVSELRERPAGRQPVQTVFVNTVQHPGWVPRAWERIREEVADGRQAFIVCPAISPTQLEAGVSAAEGDRTLAAVEDLAPLLETGPLQGLRVGTVHGKQAVADRDDTMAAFVEGKLDVLVATTVIEVGVDVPNASVMVVMDADRFGLSQLHQLRGRIGRGEHAGLCLLLAPVTDNLDAATRLQALASTDDGFELAELDLTLRREGDVLGAAQSGGGSLKLLRALADADVIREAKVLAERVLDDERSATDPLLADLMTKAELLAAGEWMEKS
- the rsmD gene encoding 16S rRNA (guanine(966)-N(2))-methyltransferase RsmD yields the protein MSRIIAGSAKGRRLSTPKGANTRPTTDRTREALFSALASWFDTADADAERQLTGMSVLDLYAGSGAVGLEAASRGADAVVLVEADRPTARLIETNAATAGLRVDVRAARAATYVSGAGRAFDLVFLDPPYDVPTEEVESLLAGVVDTCLAPRGLVVVERSGRNRAPDFPEAFTDTWQRSYGETTLYFGARD
- a CDS encoding ABC transporter permease subunit, giving the protein MNRRRLTALVRKDWRELLANKQAAAPLIVVPILFAVVMPAMLLFFGDHPALTANVNGLDRFLETFPTELLPAGLTPEQGLIYAVVAYFFAPLFLLIPVMVASVIASSGFVGEKERHTFEGLVYTPLTDRELVLGKVLASVLPAIALSWVSFAAYCLLVTTLGRPYLGDTVFPTPMWLVLVFVLSPLIAFLSTALTVAISARSSTMQGAQNVSLFLVLPVILVVASQATGAFFLGLPLVLAGSVALAVIDVAVYLLVVSRLDRERILTSL
- a CDS encoding ABC transporter ATP-binding protein; protein product: MSVATAIATDRITRHFGDRVAVDGVSLEVSRGAAFGLLGPNGAGKTTTVRLLAGVLRPTAGAIRLFGEPLAAASSDQLRSRIGVQTDTSLYETLTLRDNLTTWAELYDVPRAEVSGRIDDVVQLLGLADRLGSKVGTLSKGMRQKAALARAVLHRPELLFLDEPTAGLDPESTQELLAYLRGLITSGASTVFICTHQLHGLESLCDAIGILQSGRLTTSGAVDDLLAARWPSPRYRLLVAGSPAAALPHLPANARVAGDGIEFDLAPASRSSP
- a CDS encoding YceD family protein produces the protein MSPVHRHPDHRSPLVFEVHELGRRAGVMKRIETTVPAPAELGIAMIEVPKDSDMELDLQFQCVSEGVLASGTVTVQLRGQCSRCLDDIEAEDSFDVQELFFYPGNEVEEDESLVIDETIDLEEALRDAVVLELPFTPLCRDDCLGLCLDCGVNLNRDPDHSHGETIDPRWSKLADIGGDTPN
- the rnc gene encoding ribonuclease III — protein: MSRLQDQLKELGVEVDAQLFELSFTHRSYAYEHGQGESNERLEFLGDAVLQIIVTEHIYRTYPALAEGQLAKLRSSVVSTVALAEVARELHLGEHLLLGKGELATNGRDKRSILADTMEAVIGAVHLSAGPDASSRFVHSLLDERIAASEADGNYADFKTVLQERCAERGWGLPRYDVTGTGPDHLREFTAVVVVDGHPAGEGTAPSKKRAEQIAARLAVQSLTGA